The sequence GAGGAGGGTTGTCGATCAACACAAATCACCCTTCGATTACTTTACCAGGTGCTGACTTTCCTGGCTTCTCACAGCTCACCGTTCATTCCACTCTCTGTTCTGACCCCCCACTCCTCCCAACAGGCCGTGCAGACTGCCAATGCGAGAGATCCGTCAATGTTGTTGCAATGCTTAAGTCACCGAGAGAAGTTAATACTTAATACTTAAAGAAACCATACCGAGAGCTCCTTGTATTGTGATGTGTCACGAGAGAGTTGCTGACCTCTAGGCTCCTTCTTCACGTTACAAACATCCATATCCCATAGGGCCTGCAGTTCGCTTCAACCCTGAGTATCTGGACAGGAGACGAGCCCCTGCACCAGGACCAGGTGGCTGTGCATTCTGACAACTCTTTTTGGTTTTTCTTTATATCCTGGTCTGTTTGGCCGTGTATAAGAGGTTTTGATATTGCCTGATTGAGGGAGTTTCATGCAACCTTGCTTGTACCTCTTCAACTCACAGCTTCAGCAGCAAGACGTGTTTTGGCAACTTTCTAACTAAGGGGTGCACTAAACTTATTGATGTCGAATAAGAATGTCATATTTTTTACTGTAAAATAAATTTTGACTGTTTTGGCATTGCTTGGTATTGACTTCTCATCCAATGAAGTccattttcatctttttgtaACTCCTTTTCCTCTGCATGAGAAACCTGCATGGTGTATTATTTCAAGgccccttaacccttgtgttgccttagggtcattttgacccgaatcaatattacaccctccccccgctttaggattaatttgaccccattcaatgtttaatgtcggtgttctttcggtagtcaacaaacaaacataaagtgcctcacacttaaacttggaaaacaatattaattctaataattttctggaggttttaattgctggcgtcaaattgaacccaaagggtaaaatatgttagtaaatataaaggtaacaggagggtgaaacattgaatcgggtcaaaatgacccaaaggcggggggagggtgtaatattgattcgggtcaaaatgaccctaaggcaacacaagggttaaagtcttTTAATGTTTCCTTCACCACAGTGCGtaacattatttttctttcagtaTGCTATTCAGCTGTCTATGTCACCGCCAAACTTTTTTGAGACATATTTTTCACACCTTCCTCTCACCTTCGCTCTTTTATCATCACCATGCTCATTTCAGACATTCGCATGAAAGCCAGGGCTGCTGGCTTGTCTAAAAGCCAATCTGCAGCCAGTCGACTTGCCCAGCACACAGACCAGCATCCAGGTACCCCCAGGCTCACCATCATGTCCACACTGCACTCTTCCCTCATTGTCATGCCCCATGCAATGTCTGCTCTGTCCACTTTGATAGGATGACATGCATCAGAGTGTccattgttcttttttgttgtcgtcTCTGTTAGGATCCTCGAACAAGAACACTGGTAATTCCACTGAAGAAGTTTCTCGGGGTGTGGCAGTGGAGAAATTGGACAGTGTTAAGAAATGGGGCATAAACACATACAAGGTATTGTGCACTATGTCTAGATACTTTGCTTGTTTCGGTTTTTTAGTCGAGCTGACCATAATGTCATGAGATTTTCTTTATGTTGACTTTAATCTTAGTCTCTATATCCGCTACGCAGTGTACAAAGCAGATGTTCTCCGAGAGATTTGGCAAAGGATCCAGAACAGTGGACCTGGAACTGGAGGCTCAGATTGACATGTTAAGGGAGACCAAGAACAAGTATGAACACATCCTAAGACTGGCCACTGCACTCACCAGCCATTTCCAAAGCATGGTGCAGACGCAACAGGCTCTCGGAGACACCTTCACCGAGCTCAGTCAGAAGTCCCCAGAGTTGCAGGTACCAGACAGTGGATAAAGCTCCTTGCGGGATGTGACGTGGAACACAAGTTAGCAGGTGAAACTAATTTGTTCCTCCACAGGACGAGTTTGGGTATAATGCAGAAACACAAAAGCTGTTGTGTAGGAACGGCGAGGCGCTGCTCAGCGCCATCAGCTTCTTTGTGTCCGGCATCGACACCCTTATCAACAAAACAATGGAGGATACTCTGATGACCATTAAGCTGTATGAAAACACAAGGTAACAAACCCTGACATCATGTTTAGGAGTTGAGTTGATATCATAGGAATTCCTGTCGAGTGAAAACCTGGAAACTGAAACGGcttgatctttttttcttttgcatgcaGACTTGAGTTTGATGCCTATCGCTCTGATCTGGAGGAGCAGAGTTTGAACCCGAGGGATGGAGCTGCCATGGTCCGCATTGAGATGGCTCAGCAGGATTACCAGATCCACAGAGACAAATATGAAAGGCTGCGTAGTGATGTCACCATCAAGCTCAAATTCCTGGAGGAAAACAAGGTTTATGGATtacaatttgaaatgttctt comes from Pseudoliparis swirei isolate HS2019 ecotype Mariana Trench chromosome 20, NWPU_hadal_v1, whole genome shotgun sequence and encodes:
- the LOC130210989 gene encoding arfaptin-2-like isoform X3; the encoded protein is MADSIMSKAATMEIPINSNGDTGTLQEDDSLEQDLQQVMVSGPNLNETNIVSGGYGGAAGGIIPTSSIKGPAVRFNPEYLDRRRAPAPGPGSSNKNTGNSTEEVSRGVAVEKLDSVKKWGINTYKCTKQMFSERFGKGSRTVDLELEAQIDMLRETKNKYEHILRLATALTSHFQSMVQTQQALGDTFTELSQKSPELQDEFGYNAETQKLLCRNGEALLSAISFFVSGIDTLINKTMEDTLMTIKLYENTRLEFDAYRSDLEEQSLNPRDGAAMVRIEMAQQDYQIHRDKYERLRSDVTIKLKFLEENKVKVMQKQLLLFHNAISAYFAGNQEQLEQTLIQFNVKLKPPGSDKPSWLEEQ
- the LOC130210989 gene encoding arfaptin-2-like isoform X4, which codes for MADSIMSKAATMEIPINSNGDTGTLQEDDSLEQDLQQVMVSGPNLNETNIVSGGYGGAAGGIIPTSSIKGSSNKNTGNSTEEVSRGVAVEKLDSVKKWGINTYKCTKQMFSERFGKGSRTVDLELEAQIDMLRETKNKYEHILRLATALTSHFQSMVQTQQALGDTFTELSQKSPELQDEFGYNAETQKLLCRNGEALLSAISFFVSGIDTLINKTMEDTLMTIKLYENTRLEFDAYRSDLEEQSLNPRDGAAMVRIEMAQQDYQIHRDKYERLRSDVTIKLKFLEENKVKVMQKQLLLFHNAISAYFAGNQEQLEQTLIQFNVKLKPPGSDKPSWLEEQ
- the LOC130210989 gene encoding arfaptin-2-like isoform X2, encoding MADSIMSKAATMEIPINSNGDTGTLQEDDSLEQDLQQVMVSGPNLNETNIVSGGYGGAAGGIIPTSSIKDIRMKARAAGLSKSQSAASRLAQHTDQHPGSSNKNTGNSTEEVSRGVAVEKLDSVKKWGINTYKCTKQMFSERFGKGSRTVDLELEAQIDMLRETKNKYEHILRLATALTSHFQSMVQTQQALGDTFTELSQKSPELQDEFGYNAETQKLLCRNGEALLSAISFFVSGIDTLINKTMEDTLMTIKLYENTRLEFDAYRSDLEEQSLNPRDGAAMVRIEMAQQDYQIHRDKYERLRSDVTIKLKFLEENKVKVMQKQLLLFHNAISAYFAGNQEQLEQTLIQFNVKLKPPGSDKPSWLEEQ
- the LOC130210989 gene encoding arfaptin-2-like isoform X1 — protein: MADSIMSKAATMEIPINSNGDTGTLQEDDSLEQDLQQVMVSGPNLNETNIVSGGYGGAAGGIIPTSSIKGPAVRFNPEYLDRRRAPAPGPDIRMKARAAGLSKSQSAASRLAQHTDQHPGSSNKNTGNSTEEVSRGVAVEKLDSVKKWGINTYKCTKQMFSERFGKGSRTVDLELEAQIDMLRETKNKYEHILRLATALTSHFQSMVQTQQALGDTFTELSQKSPELQDEFGYNAETQKLLCRNGEALLSAISFFVSGIDTLINKTMEDTLMTIKLYENTRLEFDAYRSDLEEQSLNPRDGAAMVRIEMAQQDYQIHRDKYERLRSDVTIKLKFLEENKVKVMQKQLLLFHNAISAYFAGNQEQLEQTLIQFNVKLKPPGSDKPSWLEEQ